From a region of the Mercurialis annua linkage group LG1-X, ddMerAnnu1.2, whole genome shotgun sequence genome:
- the LOC126665608 gene encoding uncharacterized protein LOC126665608, whose product MGLIRNSNLKSGDYLEGMLKDYVGGRAKLKNNNKTSASSNKIVTILTCLQFAFAVYATFLLYYMSPSIDLRTKPDFIWATRIAQQWKQFIVPPHVLGRYQESSSLVQSDQIIQNITPSDVCEHEKIEFEQKKSTDTKMIKLKRELYDEILNFQSTETLSELMKMKSKWDLRGGPNNNNTKPKITVILNHFKRKTLCSQIDSLLHQTLPFHHVWVVSFGSPNEVSLKRIVDSYNDSRISFISSSYDFKYYGRFQLALQTEADLVYIVDDDMIPGRKMLEILSHVAGTEKYQNSVLGSIGRILPFRQKDFTFPSYRKFRSKEAGLYLPDPAYDITVDKILQVDFLSSSWFLSAELVKTLFIEAPMTFSTGEDLHLSYQLQKYRNAGSFVLPVDPNDKETWGDSEHRLAYVSETTVIFKDIVQVRDDQWWKALSNGYITQWASMYPQKIDALFYGHSIEEVKSLAPLLEKFRSTVGKKAYIVVPGGKFCSCEDATTALHWPKLVCKERRFKIFDLDIGALSGVSDSDVPVVQGIYSSVKGLIKIHNPSVVITVDDIDASVKKALKMATESSVNATTMILLPRASISKVLWMADLRSTALPNWNKMHISINIITQNRAGSLSRLLNSLQNAYYPGDEIPITFNMDSKVDEPTIRLVSTFNWTHGPKTLRRRIIQGGLIRAVSESWYPSSDDDFGLLLEDDIEVSPFYYLWIKYALLAYHYDPQVSFPELTSISLYTPRIVEVVKERPKWNPTEFFKPIHPNTPYVHQLPCSWGALFFPKLWREFYVYMNMRFTVDAKSNPVQIPKSRTNGWQASWKKFLIDLMYLRGYVSLYPNFPNQASFSTNHMEPGAHISAKDNVVKHDKGDFEVPLLQEDFRNFLPNGKLPSASKLPSLNLFNQPVSLKGLKAAGAKLGQDVLKCNNVSEIVSVDHQTGLPFRCETF is encoded by the exons ATGGGTTTAATCAGAAACTCAAACTTGAAAAGTGGTGATTATTTGGAAGGGATGTTGAAAGATTATGTTGGTGGTAGGgcaaaattgaaaaacaataaCAAAACTTCTGCATCAAGTAACAAGATTGTTACCATTCTTACCTGTCTGCAGTTTGCTTTTGCTGTTTATGCAACCTTTTTACTGTATTACATGAGTCCTTCAATAGATTTAAGAACAAAACCTGATTTTATTTGGGCCACAAGAATTGCTCAGCAATGGAAACAATTTATAGTCCCACCTCATGTTCTTGGTAGATATCAAGAATCTTCATCTCTCGTTCAATCTGATCAAATAATCCAAAATATAACTCCGTCCGACGTCTGCGAGCACGAAAAGATCGAATTCGAGCAGAAGAAATCTACGGATACTAAAATGATCAAGCTGAAAAGAGAATTATATGATGAAATCTTGAATTTTCAGAGCACAGAAACACTTTCTGAGCTCATGAAGATGAAATCGAAGTGGGATTTACGGGGCGGtccgaataataataatacaaagCCTAAAATCACTGTAATCTTGAATCATTTCAAGAGAAAAACACTTTGTTCACAGATTGATTCATTACTTCACCAAACACTTCCATTTCATCATGTTTGGGTGGTGTCATTCGGTAGCCCTAATGAGGTTTCACTTAAAAGAATTGTGGATAGCTACAATGATTCAAGAATCAGTTTTATTAGCTCAAGTTATGATTTTAAATACTATGGGAGATTTCAATTGGCTCTGCAAACTGAAGCTGATCTTGTTTATATTGTCGATGATGATATGATTCCAGGGAGAAAAATGTTGGAGATTTTGTCACACGTGGCAGGGACTGAAAAGTATCAGAATTCTGTTTTGGGGAGTATTGGGAGAATTTTGCCTTTCAGACAGAAAGATTTTACTTTCCCAAGTTATAGGAAATTTAGATCCAAGGAAGCTGGTCTTTATTTGCCTGATCCTGCTTATGATATTACAGTTGATAAAATTTTGCAGGTTGATTTTCTTTCAAGTTCTTGGTTTCTTTCTGCTGAACTTGTTAAGACATTGTTCATCGAAGCTCCGATGACTTTCTCCACCGGAGAAGATCTGCATCTCAG CTATCAGCTTCAGAAGTACAGAAATGCCGGATCATTCGTACTTCCGGTCGATCCGAACGACAAAGAAACATGGGGTGATAGTGAACACAGATTAGCCTATGTTTCTGAAACCACAGTAATTTTCAAAGACATAGTTCAAGTCAGAGATGATCAGTGGTGGAAAGCACTTTCTAACGGTTACATTACTCAATGGGCTTCAATGTACCCTCAAAAAATTGACGCACTATTTTATGGTCACTCAATTGAAGAAGTTAAGTCATTAGCACCCTTGCTTGAAAAGTTTAGGTCCACAGTTGGCAAAAAAGCTTACATTGTAGTCCCTGGGGGCAAATTTTGCTCCTGTGAAGATGCTACAACTGCTCTACATTGGCCTAAATTGGTATGCAAAGAGAGAAGGTTTAAGATTTTCGATTTGGATATCGGAGCATTGTCGGGCGTATCGGATTCTGATGTTCCGGTAGTTCAAGGAATTTATTCTAGTGTCAAAGGATTGATCAAAATTCATAATCCGAGCGTCGTAATCACGGTGGATGACATTGATGCTAGTGTGAAGAAAGCTTTGAAAATGGCTACGGAGAGTAGTGTTAATGCTACAACTATGATTCTATTGCCTAGAGCTTCCATTTCCAAGGTTCTTTGGATGGCTGACCTGAGATCAACTGCTTTGCCAA ATTGGAATAAGATGCACATTTCGATCAACATAATCACTCAAAATCGTGCTGGATCTCTATCAAGACTACTAAATTCTCTCCAAAATGCATACTATCCGGGCGATGAAATCCCAATAACTTTCAACATGGACAGCAAAGTGGACGAACCAACCATAAGACTAGTAAGTACATTTAATTGGACTCACGGTCCTAAAACCCTAAGAAGGAGAATCATACAAGGTGGTTTAATCAGAGCCGTTAGCGAAAGTTGGTATCCGTCGTCGGACGATGATTTCGGATTACTACTCGAAGACGATATCGAAGTGTCGCCATTTTATTATCTTTGGATTAAATATGCACTTTTAGCCTATCATTATGATCCTCAGGTTTCATTTCCTGAACTTACTTCAATTTCTTTATACACACCAAGAATAGTTGAAGTTGTTAAAGAGCGACCGAAATGGAATCCGACGGAATTCTTCAAACCGATCCATCCGAACACGCCTTATGTCCATCAACTACCCTGTAGTTGGGGAGCTCTGTTTTTCCCCAAGCTTTGGAGAGAATTTTATGTCTACATGAACATGAGGTTCACCGTAGACGCGAAATCCAACCCGGTTCAGATTCCGAAATCTAGAACTAATGGATGGCAAGCTTCTTGGAAAAAATTCTTGATTGATCTGATGTATCTAAGAGGGTATGTTAGTCTTTATCCGAATTTTCCGAATCAGGCGAGTTTTTCGACGAATCATATGGAACCTGGAGCTCATATTAGTGCAAAAGATAATGTTGTTAAGCATGATAAAGGTGATTTCGAAGTTCCATTATTGCAGGAAGATTTTAGGAATTTTTTACCGAATGGTAAATTACCTTCAGCATCAAAATTACCATCTTTGAACCTCTTTAATCAGCCTGTTTCACTCAAGGGTCTTAAAGCTGCTGGGGCTAAATTGGGACAAGATGTTCTGAAATGTAATAATGTTTCAGAAATTGTGAGCGTTGATCATCAGACAGGGCTGCCGTTTCGCTGCGAGACATTCTGA